The Mycolicibacterium cosmeticum DNA window TTGTGCACTGTGCGTGGGAGGCGTACCGCGCTGCTGCGCACACCGTGGGGCGCCAGGGCCAGCAGCGCGTTGACCGACCTACCCCGGCCGCCGACCGGGCCGTCCAGGGGGAGCGGATCGTCTTCGGTGGAAGCCCGGCCCGGCACCCAGGGCGTGCCCGACACCGTGACGATCGGGCGGTCGGTGCCCAGCAGTGCCTCCCCGAGGACGGTGAGGGCTGTGCTCTCCTCGGCGACCGACCGCGCGAGCGCATCCGCAGTCGAGTAGTCGCTGCCGAACGCCAGATGGATGACTCCGTCGGTCCGCTCGACCCCGGCCCGCAGGGCGTCGAGGTCGGCCAGGCCGCCGGGCAACGGTGTGGCGCCCGCGGCCTCGAGGGCGTGCGCTGATTCGGGGGAGCGGGCGAGGCCGAGCACGGTGTGGCCGTTGGCGAGCAGTTCGGTGACGACGGGCAACCCGATGGTGCCGGTCCCGCCGGTGACAAAGACGCGCACGGACAGCTCCTGTGAGTGATGGGACTTTAGTCCCATCACACTACATCGTGACGGGACTAAAGTCCCATCACTTAAGATGTCCCGATGGCTCGCTGGGAACCGGGGGCGCGGGAACGACTGGTCGTGGCGGCCGTCGACCTATTCACCGAGCAGGGCTACGACCGGACCACCGTCGCGCAGATCGCCGAGCGGGCAGGCGTCACGAAGAGCACGTTCTTCCGGCACTTTCCGGACAAGCGCGAACTGCTGGCGGCTGGTCAGGAGACGCTGAGCCGGTTACTGGCCGAAGGCATCGCCGAAGCCCCGGCCGGCGCCACCCCACTGGAGGCGGTGGCCGCGGGCCTACGACGCGCAGCGGGCGCGATGGGTCCGGCGAATCAGGAGATGGGTCCACGGATCAGGGCGGCGGTGGCGGCCAGCGCCGAACTCCAGGAGCGCGATGCACTCAAGAGCGTCGGCCTGGCAGCGGCCATGGCCGGCGCGCTCGCCGCGCGCGGTGTGCCGGAATTGCCGGCGCACCTGGCCGCCGAATTCGGGGTGCTGGCCTTCAAGCGGGGCTTCGCGCAGTGGACCGAGCAGGACCACGACACCGGCCCGGGCCTGCCCGGCCTCACCGTGGCGGCGCTGGACGAGTTACGCAGCGCTACAGCCGAATTAGGCTGATCTCAGGATCAGCTGAACCGGATGTTCATGGTGGCCAGCCCGAAGATCTTGCGGCCCTGTGACTTGGCGCCCACCAGCACCACGCCGGTACGGGTCTGCGGATCCAGCGACTTGATCTTGCCGCTGTATTCGATGTCCGCGCCGCCGTCGGCGGGCACCACCGCGGGCTGAGACAGCCGCACGGCGTAGCGGCTCACCGAGCCGGGGTCGTCGGTCCACGAGGACGCGAACGACGCCCCCAGCCCCATGGTGAGCATGCCGTGGGCGATGACGTCGGGCTGGCCGGCCAGCTTGGCGATGTTCTCGTCCCAGTGCAGCGGGTTGGCGTCGCCGGC harbors:
- a CDS encoding TetR/AcrR family transcriptional regulator, with amino-acid sequence MARWEPGARERLVVAAVDLFTEQGYDRTTVAQIAERAGVTKSTFFRHFPDKRELLAAGQETLSRLLAEGIAEAPAGATPLEAVAAGLRRAAGAMGPANQEMGPRIRAAVAASAELQERDALKSVGLAAAMAGALAARGVPELPAHLAAEFGVLAFKRGFAQWTEQDHDTGPGLPGLTVAALDELRSATAELG
- a CDS encoding SDR family oxidoreductase codes for the protein MRVFVTGGTGTIGLPVVTELLANGHTVLGLARSPESAHALEAAGATPLPGGLADLDALRAGVERTDGVIHLAFGSDYSTADALARSVAEESTALTVLGEALLGTDRPIVTVSGTPWVPGRASTEDDPLPLDGPVGGRGRSVNALLALAPHGVRSSAVRLPRTVHNEGKGGFAGLLTEAARHTGVVGYPGDGSQRWPAVHARDAAVLFRLALESAPAGSPWHAVADEGDAVRDIAAVIGRRLGLPVQTVPEDRFGPFGAIFALDQPSVSHHTREALGWRPTHPGLLADLENIAA